Part of the Candidatus Aminicenantes bacterium genome, CCCGTGGACAACATTCCTCCGCTCTTGCGCATCCTGGCCGACATCAACCCTTTGCGCTACCTGATCAAGATCATCCGCGAGATATTTTTAAAGGGCAACAGCATCGCTTTTTTTTGGAAAGACCTGTTGATATTGAGCGGCATTGCCCTGACCCTGATGTCGATTTCATTGCTTAATTTCAAGCGCTTCATTTCCAAATAGCATCACGAGATGATTCGGAAGACCTCGGCATAGTGATAGCATCACTACATGCCTCCTCTGCTGGGTGAGGGATGACCGATTTTAGCTTGACTATGATCTGCCAACTGCATAGAATTCTTCTATGGCTGCCAATGGTTTCCCCCTTCTTCAAGGATGCGATTGCCGGTCATGAACAGGATTAAAGCGATCATCGTCAAGGAATTTTTTCACATCCTGCGCGACCCACGCAGCCTGACCATTATTTTCTTCACTCCGATCATTATGATTGTCATTCTCGGCTATTCGGTCTCTTACGATTTAAACCGCATCGATGCCGTTGTCGTGGACTTTTCGCGGAGTGATTTGTCCCGGCAGCTGGTCCAGAGTTTTGCCAATAACCGCATCTATGTTTTGCATAAGCTCGTCAGGGAAACCGGCAGCCAGAACCAATTGCATTCCGCCGAAGCGATGCTGCGCCGGGAGGAAATCAAGGCAATCATCATCATTCCGGTTGACTTCGCCCGCAGCCTGACCAGCCGCGGCCAAAGTGATTTCGGGATCATCATCGACGGCAGCAACTCCAATACCGCCAATCTGATTTACCAGTACAACGAAATGATCGTCCTGAACTTCATGGCCAGGATGAAAAAGGTGGATCAGCTATTGAATCTGAGGACCAAAGTGTATTTCAATCCCGAGGCCAGAAGCGCGGTTTTTTTCATCCCCGGCCAGATCGCCGCCATACTGCTGATGATTTCGGCCATGCTGACTTCCATCAGCATATCCAAGGAAAGGGAAAGCGGTTCCATCGCCCTGCTGTTTATTTCGCCGCTGAAATCACACGAAATCATCATCGGCAAGACCATTCCCTATATCATCGTGGCCCTGCTGGACGGCGTGCTGACCCTGTTTTTCTCACGCTTCTGGTTCGGGATAACCATCCGCGGCAATTTGGCTGTGCTGTTGCTTTTTGCCGTTCTTTACATCATCTCCGGTCTCTCTATCGGCATCCTGATTTCTACCAGCGCCCGCACCCAGAAAGCCGCCATGCTGGCGGCGCAGATTTTTACCATGCTGCCTTCCTATCTGCTTTCGGGGTTCATTTTCCC contains:
- a CDS encoding ABC transporter permease, yielding MNRIKAIIVKEFFHILRDPRSLTIIFFTPIIMIVILGYSVSYDLNRIDAVVVDFSRSDLSRQLVQSFANNRIYVLHKLVRETGSQNQLHSAEAMLRREEIKAIIIIPVDFARSLTSRGQSDFGIIIDGSNSNTANLIYQYNEMIVLNFMARMKKVDQLLNLRTKVYFNPEARSAVFFIPGQIAAILLMISAMLTSISISKERESGSIALLFISPLKSHEIIIGKTIPYIIVALLDGVLTLFFSRFWFGITIRGNLAVLLLFAVLYIISGLSIGILISTSARTQKAAMLAAQIFTMLPSYLLSGFIFPLDSLSPFLRGISKFIPATYFLRIIRGVVLKGSQFEHFIFEGMMLILLSVILLTAAVVKFNLQRKAVQ